In bacterium, a genomic segment contains:
- a CDS encoding molybdopterin-dependent oxidoreductase translates to MNLDSVLHLRGESQFIDDRPAPAGTLHAAVFTSPVARGRLIALETTAAAKAPGVCAVLTAADIPGENQIGGIIADELLLAAERLDYIGQPVALIVAASPEAARAALKLMDLSYAEETPVLDPREAVRCGELIQPPRTFAIGNIDHAWAHCDFILEGRADSGGQEHLYLETQGALALPEEQGGIKLFSATQSPTTVQKSVARVLGLAMHQVEVEVLRLGGAFGGKEDQATAWAALAALAAFHLGKPVKLILRRHEDMRCTGKRHPYSSDYRIGLRRDGKILAWEVTYYQNAGAAADLSPAILDRTLFHATNCYAIPHVRATAWCCRTNLPPNTAFRGFGGPQAMFVLEAALDQAAARLGLPVATIQAANLIEEGNEFPYGQRGRHVLARRCWQELHERYDPQARRAAIDRFNATHRHEKRGMAIMPICFGISFTNTLLNQANALVHIYSDGSVGISTGAVEMGQGVHEKLRSVAARALGIRPGRIRIESTSTVRNANTSATAASTGADLNGQAVRLACESILARLADFAARIAGIDSPGAFTIRREQIQIQDRLLPYTWEGFIAAAYAARISLSSQAHYATPAIHFDKTTNKGDAFAYHVYGAALIEATLDVLRGTCRFDAVRIVHDAGRSLDPQIDRGQVEGGVVQGLGWMTLEEVVQDTKGRLLAGSMTTYKVPDLFFAPAEIEIHWLEEAEGGAGPYHSKAIGEPPLLYGIGGWFALLDALRAARPGLELPYVAPLTSERLLMALHGGDSPA, encoded by the coding sequence ATGAACCTCGATTCCGTTCTCCATCTCCGCGGCGAGTCGCAGTTCATCGACGATCGGCCGGCGCCCGCCGGAACCCTGCATGCAGCGGTCTTCACCTCACCGGTCGCCCGCGGCCGGCTGATCGCTCTCGAAACCACCGCTGCGGCCAAGGCACCCGGTGTCTGTGCCGTGCTCACCGCCGCCGACATCCCCGGCGAGAACCAAATCGGCGGAATAATCGCCGACGAGCTGCTCCTCGCCGCGGAGCGTCTGGATTATATTGGCCAGCCCGTCGCATTGATCGTTGCGGCAAGCCCGGAGGCCGCTCGCGCTGCCCTCAAGCTGATGGACTTGAGCTATGCGGAAGAAACACCCGTCCTCGATCCGCGCGAGGCCGTCCGTTGCGGAGAGCTGATCCAGCCGCCACGCACCTTTGCCATCGGGAATATCGACCACGCCTGGGCGCACTGCGACTTTATCCTCGAGGGCCGGGCCGATTCGGGGGGACAGGAGCATCTTTACCTCGAAACCCAGGGGGCCCTGGCCCTGCCGGAGGAACAGGGGGGCATCAAGCTCTTTTCCGCCACCCAGTCGCCGACGACGGTCCAGAAGAGTGTTGCCAGGGTGCTCGGCCTAGCGATGCATCAGGTCGAGGTGGAGGTGCTCCGCCTCGGCGGCGCCTTCGGAGGCAAGGAGGATCAGGCCACCGCCTGGGCTGCCCTCGCCGCGCTGGCCGCCTTCCACCTGGGCAAACCGGTCAAGCTGATCCTGCGCCGTCACGAGGATATGCGCTGCACCGGCAAGCGCCACCCCTACTCCTCCGATTACCGGATCGGATTGCGTCGCGACGGCAAGATCCTCGCCTGGGAGGTGACCTACTATCAGAATGCCGGAGCGGCCGCCGACCTCTCGCCGGCCATCCTCGACCGCACCCTCTTCCATGCAACCAACTGCTATGCCATTCCGCATGTGCGCGCCACCGCCTGGTGCTGCCGCACCAACCTACCGCCCAACACCGCCTTTCGCGGTTTCGGCGGCCCCCAGGCAATGTTCGTCCTCGAGGCAGCCCTCGACCAGGCTGCTGCCCGGCTCGGACTCCCGGTCGCCACTATCCAGGCGGCCAACCTGATCGAGGAGGGGAACGAATTCCCCTATGGCCAGCGCGGACGCCATGTGCTAGCCCGGCGCTGCTGGCAGGAACTCCATGAGCGCTATGATCCGCAAGCCCGTCGCGCCGCCATCGACCGATTCAATGCCACGCACCGCCATGAGAAGCGGGGCATGGCGATTATGCCCATCTGCTTCGGCATTTCCTTTACCAATACCCTGCTCAATCAGGCCAATGCCCTGGTGCATATCTACAGCGATGGCAGCGTCGGCATCAGCACCGGCGCAGTGGAGATGGGGCAGGGGGTACACGAAAAGCTACGCAGTGTCGCTGCCCGCGCCCTCGGCATCCGCCCCGGTCGCATCCGCATCGAGAGCACCAGCACGGTGCGCAATGCCAATACCTCGGCTACGGCGGCGAGCACCGGAGCCGACCTCAACGGCCAGGCGGTGCGTCTCGCTTGTGAATCGATTCTGGCCCGGCTTGCTGACTTTGCCGCCCGGATCGCAGGGATCGATAGCCCCGGAGCGTTCACCATCCGCCGGGAGCAGATCCAGATCCAGGATCGGCTGCTGCCTTACACCTGGGAGGGATTCATTGCGGCCGCCTATGCGGCGCGGATCAGTCTCAGCAGCCAGGCCCATTATGCCACACCGGCCATCCATTTTGACAAGACCACCAACAAGGGCGATGCCTTCGCCTATCACGTCTACGGCGCCGCTTTGATTGAGGCGACCCTCGACGTGTTGCGCGGCACCTGCCGTTTCGACGCAGTGCGGATTGTGCATGATGCCGGCCGGTCGCTGGACCCGCAAATCGACCGCGGCCAGGTGGAAGGAGGCGTGGTTCAGGGCCTCGGCTGGATGACGCTCGAGGAGGTGGTGCAGGACACCAAGGGTCGGCTCCTCGCCGGCTCGATGACCACCTATAAGGTGCCGGACCTCTTTTTTGCGCCCGCGGAGATCGAAATCCACTGGCTCGAGGAGGCGGAGGGGGGTGCCGGGCCTTATCACAGCAAGGCCATCGGCGAGCCCCCTTTACTTTACGGCATCGGTGGCTGGTTCGCCCTTCTGGACGCCTTGCGCGCCGCGCGTCCCGGACTCGAGCTGCCCTATGTGGCCCCGCTGACTTCCGAGCGCCTGCTCATGGCGCTGCACGGCGGCGATTCGCCGGCTTAG
- a CDS encoding SdiA-regulated domain-containing protein, translating to MKNSTLLILLMALGLAGCSRSGPASSPVEPVNNALKPVEVISLAPAITEPSGIVYSPGSNTFFVVSDSRPEVFEISAAGVVQRTLPTNGSDLEGIALSAGGDSLFLAEERNQAIDTYTRAGRLLSVLPVKVATLANNALEGVTVDAQGHLWIINEKMPRLLLEFAGTQEISRREIAFVDDLSDICCDPGGQGFWIISDESRKVIRISRTGELLGEWNLPFDKGEGIALAGAKMYIVNDQDAKLYIFSKPI from the coding sequence ATGAAGAACTCGACTCTCCTGATCCTCCTGATGGCGCTCGGCCTGGCCGGCTGCTCCCGCAGCGGCCCCGCCTCTTCGCCCGTAGAACCCGTCAACAACGCATTGAAACCCGTCGAGGTCATCAGTCTCGCACCGGCCATAACGGAACCCTCGGGCATAGTCTATAGCCCGGGGAGCAACACCTTTTTCGTCGTCTCCGATTCACGTCCCGAGGTCTTCGAGATCTCGGCGGCCGGCGTCGTTCAGCGGACGCTTCCCACCAACGGCTCCGATCTCGAGGGCATCGCGCTCTCGGCAGGCGGGGACTCTCTCTTTCTGGCCGAAGAACGAAACCAGGCCATCGATACTTATACCCGCGCAGGTAGACTGCTGTCCGTCCTCCCTGTGAAAGTGGCTACTCTGGCCAATAATGCCCTGGAAGGAGTCACGGTCGATGCCCAGGGACATCTCTGGATTATCAATGAAAAAATGCCGCGCCTGCTGCTCGAATTCGCCGGGACGCAGGAAATCAGCCGCAGGGAAATCGCCTTCGTCGATGACCTCTCGGACATTTGCTGCGACCCGGGAGGCCAGGGCTTCTGGATCATCAGCGATGAATCACGCAAGGTCATCCGGATCTCCCGGACCGGCGAACTGCTCGGGGAGTGGAACCTCCCCTTTGACAAGGGCGAAGGAATCGCCTTGGCCGGGGCCAAAATGTATATCGTCAACGACCAGGATGCAAAACTCTACATCTTTTCCAAACCCATCTGA
- a CDS encoding FAD binding domain-containing protein, with translation MQLVINQNPVEVEANPGGIALDLLRGRLGLTGVKDACREGDCGACTILHGRLQEGRVLYHAVVSCLLPLGDCAGTHLVTIEGLSPAPVDAGPVLERHPLNPLQQAFLDQGAIQCGFCTPGLVVALTGWLLTAAQWDEEEALLSIAGNICRCTGYLSIRRAVRQVLAQLPDAAAPRLESLIAAGFVPAYFAGVPGQLAAFTQPTAAAAEPDKIRIAGGTDLLVQKPEQMAAAAVELIGGRPELRGIAVTAGWCRIGGAVTVEELRLSAELRTILPDLPRFLELVSSTQIRNRATVAGNLINASPIGDLTILLLALGAEIELTDGDSSRSMPLRAFYLGYKKLDRREEELLSAVRFPLPQPGDLYNFEKVSRREHLDIASVNSACLLRLNGGRVEEIHLAAGGVAPVPLYLEACCAYLRGRELDESVLAEAVRVAGSEIAPIDDVRGSAEYKRLLLRQLLQAHFVRLMPERFGGGAA, from the coding sequence ATGCAACTGGTGATCAATCAAAATCCCGTTGAAGTGGAAGCGAATCCCGGCGGCATCGCCCTTGACCTCCTGCGCGGTCGTCTCGGCCTCACCGGCGTCAAGGATGCATGCCGCGAGGGCGATTGCGGCGCCTGTACCATCCTCCACGGCCGTCTGCAGGAGGGGCGCGTCCTTTACCACGCCGTCGTCTCCTGTCTGCTCCCGCTCGGCGATTGCGCCGGCACCCACCTTGTCACTATTGAAGGCCTCTCCCCCGCGCCGGTCGATGCCGGTCCCGTTCTTGAGCGTCACCCCCTTAATCCCTTGCAGCAGGCTTTTCTCGACCAGGGCGCCATCCAGTGCGGTTTTTGCACGCCCGGGCTGGTCGTCGCCCTTACCGGCTGGCTGCTCACGGCCGCGCAGTGGGATGAAGAGGAGGCCCTCCTCAGCATCGCTGGCAACATCTGCCGCTGCACCGGCTACCTCTCAATCCGCCGCGCCGTCCGCCAGGTGCTCGCACAGCTTCCGGATGCGGCGGCGCCGCGGCTGGAGAGCCTGATCGCCGCCGGTTTCGTACCGGCTTACTTCGCTGGTGTACCCGGCCAGCTCGCCGCCTTCACGCAGCCCACCGCCGCAGCGGCCGAACCGGATAAAATCCGCATCGCCGGCGGGACGGATCTGCTGGTGCAAAAGCCGGAGCAGATGGCAGCAGCCGCGGTCGAGCTGATCGGCGGCCGCCCGGAGCTACGCGGGATAGCCGTCACGGCAGGCTGGTGCCGGATCGGCGGCGCGGTCACGGTCGAGGAACTGCGCCTTTCCGCGGAGCTGCGCACCATTCTACCCGACCTGCCACGCTTTCTCGAACTCGTCTCCTCGACACAGATCCGCAACCGCGCCACGGTGGCCGGCAACCTCATCAACGCCTCTCCGATCGGCGACCTGACCATCCTGCTGCTGGCGTTAGGCGCCGAGATCGAACTCACGGATGGCGATTCATCCCGCTCCATGCCCCTGCGTGCCTTTTACCTGGGGTACAAGAAACTCGACCGACGGGAGGAGGAACTCCTTTCTGCGGTGCGTTTTCCCTTGCCGCAGCCTGGTGACCTCTACAATTTTGAAAAAGTGAGCCGACGGGAACACCTCGATATCGCCTCCGTCAATTCGGCCTGTCTGTTGCGCCTGAATGGCGGCCGGGTTGAAGAGATCCATCTCGCCGCCGGCGGCGTCGCGCCGGTGCCGCTCTATCTGGAAGCCTGTTGCGCCTATCTGCGCGGCCGCGAACTGGATGAGAGCGTCCTGGCCGAGGCGGTACGTGTCGCCGGGAGCGAGATCGCTCCAATCGACGATGTGCGCGGCTCGGCGGAATATAAACGGCTGCTGTTGCGTCAGCTGCTTCAGGCTCATTTCGTCCGACTGATGCCGGAACGCTTCGGCGGAGGCGCCGCATGA
- a CDS encoding lamin tail domain-containing protein, producing the protein MDRRILFSVLLAGAALLVACDRDAPPIIAPEPVIYISLNEVFSQGTAADPDWIELYNSSTDTLDISGYKIYDSAGQSGAKPKKVLPAGSTIPALGLLIIVTDDTTASGFGLSSSGEQIWLEDSKGKVIDTVTFPALSETQSYGKTVEGSKEWKIWDQVTRGLFNNGSDVVILPLKLNEAESRGIPGTDPDWVEIYNPSNVAVSLNGYKIYDPGGHQNVKPKMEFPAGSSVPAKGFFVIVVDDTSAAGFGLSSGGDEIWLEDASGTQIDYVKIPALVSTTTSYCRIPDGADNWQISNTITRGKPNQP; encoded by the coding sequence ATGGACAGACGTATCCTTTTTTCGGTCCTGCTTGCCGGTGCGGCGCTTCTGGTCGCCTGCGACCGCGACGCTCCGCCGATCATCGCACCGGAGCCGGTTATTTACATTTCGCTCAACGAGGTGTTCTCGCAAGGGACTGCCGCCGATCCGGACTGGATCGAACTCTACAACAGCTCGACCGATACCCTGGATATCAGCGGCTACAAGATCTATGACAGCGCTGGCCAGTCTGGCGCCAAACCGAAGAAAGTGCTGCCGGCGGGGAGCACCATCCCCGCTCTGGGTTTGCTGATCATCGTGACCGATGACACGACCGCGAGCGGCTTCGGCCTCTCCAGCAGCGGCGAGCAGATCTGGCTTGAGGATAGCAAGGGCAAGGTTATCGATACAGTAACCTTCCCAGCGCTGAGTGAGACCCAGTCCTATGGCAAAACAGTCGAGGGCAGCAAGGAGTGGAAGATCTGGGACCAGGTGACACGCGGCCTCTTCAACAATGGCAGCGATGTCGTCATCCTGCCGCTCAAGTTGAATGAAGCCGAGTCGCGCGGCATTCCGGGAACCGATCCGGATTGGGTGGAGATCTATAATCCCTCGAATGTCGCGGTATCGCTGAACGGCTACAAGATCTACGACCCGGGTGGGCATCAGAACGTCAAACCCAAGATGGAGTTCCCGGCCGGCTCTTCTGTGCCCGCCAAGGGCTTCTTCGTGATCGTGGTCGATGACACCTCCGCAGCCGGTTTCGGCCTTTCCAGCGGCGGCGATGAGATCTGGTTGGAAGACGCCAGCGGCACCCAGATCGATTACGTCAAAATCCCGGCTTTGGTCTCGACGACCACCTCCTACTGCCGTATCCCGGATGGCGCGGACAACTGGCAGATCTCCAATACCATCACACGCGGCAAGCCGAACCAGCCGTGA
- a CDS encoding lamin tail domain-containing protein: MKNATRVAVLLLTVALTAFLISGCLITEVIQSLTVAPGGTFEAKITITDKTADVNAYKGALAILVPDDWEFISGTYNSQVGSGAFALDPTTPPTYGDIDAKLPPPAGMKWIKLLSDAAYANGADVVHEASVKLKAGTKTGDFQIGYLVTKNTVDMLNSINPSDTDNDNAWADTSMNHKVTVGAAGPVVLMMNEIYSQGTKDATAPDFIEIYNGSDFQVDLSGYLLYDNGGQAGSKPKKAIPAGTTIPAWGVLAFNTDYTTDTASDFGLSSGGETVWFANPAGAVIDSCVFPAMKVGQSYQRIPDGGAWKLWSPLSKGKTNAPVKMNEIYSRGTTADPDWIELYNSSADTIDISGYKIYDTGGQSGSKPKMVVAPATKMAPKSWFVIVTDDGSPAAFGLSSGGEKVWLEDSSGVVVDSVAFLAMQTTESYSRIPDAGVWQLSPVITRGATNGGGSGVAVDPKVVEGYSLSQNYPNPFNPSTTIEFTLPQAAEVQVAVYNLAGQRVAELANGRMAAGMHQLTFNANGLASGIYLYAIRSAGFSATKRMVLMK, translated from the coding sequence ATGAAAAATGCTACACGCGTTGCAGTCCTTTTATTGACCGTTGCGCTGACCGCTTTCCTTATCAGCGGCTGCCTGATTACCGAAGTGATTCAGTCCTTGACCGTGGCCCCCGGTGGCACCTTTGAAGCCAAGATCACGATCACCGACAAGACCGCGGATGTCAATGCCTACAAGGGCGCCCTGGCCATCCTGGTGCCGGATGACTGGGAATTCATCTCCGGCACCTATAACTCCCAGGTTGGCAGCGGCGCTTTCGCGCTCGATCCCACCACCCCGCCAACCTATGGCGATATCGATGCCAAACTTCCCCCGCCGGCAGGCATGAAATGGATCAAACTGCTCTCCGACGCCGCCTATGCCAACGGCGCCGATGTTGTCCATGAGGCGAGCGTAAAGCTGAAAGCCGGGACCAAGACCGGCGATTTCCAGATCGGCTATCTGGTGACCAAGAACACCGTTGACATGCTCAACAGCATCAATCCGAGCGATACCGATAACGACAATGCCTGGGCCGACACCTCGATGAATCACAAGGTCACCGTCGGCGCCGCTGGACCCGTGGTGCTGATGATGAACGAGATCTACAGTCAGGGCACCAAGGATGCCACCGCCCCGGATTTCATCGAAATCTACAACGGCTCCGATTTTCAGGTCGACCTCAGCGGGTATCTGCTCTATGACAACGGCGGCCAAGCCGGCAGCAAGCCAAAGAAGGCCATTCCCGCCGGCACCACCATTCCTGCCTGGGGCGTTCTGGCGTTCAACACCGATTACACCACCGATACGGCGAGCGATTTCGGACTCAGCAGCGGCGGTGAAACCGTCTGGTTCGCCAATCCTGCCGGCGCGGTCATCGACAGCTGCGTCTTCCCGGCCATGAAGGTGGGTCAGTCCTACCAGCGCATCCCGGACGGCGGCGCCTGGAAACTCTGGTCACCGCTGAGCAAGGGCAAGACCAATGCTCCCGTCAAAATGAACGAAATCTATTCGCGCGGCACCACCGCGGACCCGGACTGGATCGAGCTCTACAACAGCTCGGCCGATACCATCGACATCAGCGGCTACAAGATCTATGACACCGGCGGTCAGAGCGGTTCCAAGCCGAAGATGGTCGTCGCGCCTGCTACCAAAATGGCCCCCAAAAGCTGGTTCGTTATCGTCACCGATGATGGCTCTCCCGCGGCCTTCGGCCTCTCGAGCGGCGGCGAAAAGGTGTGGCTCGAGGACAGCAGCGGTGTGGTGGTTGATTCGGTGGCCTTCCTGGCGATGCAAACGACCGAATCCTACAGCCGCATCCCCGATGCCGGCGTCTGGCAGCTTTCTCCGGTCATCACCAGGGGCGCGACTAACGGCGGCGGCTCCGGCGTGGCGGTCGATCCCAAGGTGGTCGAAGGCTACAGCCTGAGCCAGAATTACCCGAATCCGTTCAATCCCTCCACCACCATCGAGTTCACTCTGCCGCAAGCGGCCGAGGTGCAGGTGGCCGTCTATAACCTCGCCGGACAGAGGGTGGCGGAACTTGCCAACGGCCGCATGGCTGCGGGCATGCATCAGCTCACCTTCAACGCCAATGGCCTGGCGAGCGGGATTTATCTCTACGCCATCCGCAGCGCCGGGTTCTCCGCTACGAAACGTATGGTGCTGATGAAGTAA